Proteins encoded by one window of Dyella humicola:
- a CDS encoding DoxX family protein, translating into MQTEYAKAKFVETWSPRLLGVLRLVAGHLYLWEGTAKVFHWPHVAKFDNVTLLSLFGVAGVVDIIGALLLISGLFTRWVAFILSGEMAFAYFMVFQPRGLFPVQNGGNDTILLCFILLFISVAGGGAFTLDEIISKRRKLAIQ; encoded by the coding sequence ATGCAAACAGAATATGCAAAAGCGAAATTCGTCGAAACCTGGTCACCGCGCCTTCTTGGTGTCCTGCGCCTAGTTGCCGGCCATCTGTATCTCTGGGAGGGAACAGCGAAGGTGTTTCACTGGCCCCATGTCGCAAAGTTCGACAACGTGACCCTTCTGTCCCTGTTTGGCGTTGCTGGTGTCGTCGATATTATTGGAGCGCTTCTTCTGATCAGCGGACTCTTTACGCGATGGGTCGCATTCATCTTGTCCGGTGAAATGGCATTCGCCTATTTCATGGTCTTTCAGCCGCGCGGCTTGTTCCCTGTGCAAAACGGAGGAAACGACACGATCCTGTTGTGTTTCATCCTTCTCTTTATCTCCGTTGCTGGCGGCGGCGCCTTTACTCTCGACGAGATCATCAGCAAGCGGAGGAAGCTCGCCATCCAGTGA
- a CDS encoding Gfo/Idh/MocA family oxidoreductase, whose product MKIALVGTGAFGEKHLDGLKNVEDVEVVSLVSQSLPNAQEVAKRYGVNHATTNLAETLDRPDVDAVILCTPTQVHAEQALQCLEAGKHVQVEIPLADRLVDAEAVLASKRKTGLVCMAGHTRRFNPSHQYVHNKIKAGVLTVQQMNVQTYFLRRKNINAKGEPRTWTDHLLWHHAAHTVDLFAYQAGAIVKANALQGPMHPELGIAMDVSIQMKAASGAICTLSLSFNNDGAIGTFFRYICDNGTYIARYDDLVTGSEEPVDVSKVAMSMNGIELQDREFIAAIREGREPNGSVEQVIDCYRVLGQLENQLRN is encoded by the coding sequence ATGAAAATCGCACTTGTCGGAACCGGTGCCTTCGGTGAGAAGCATCTCGACGGGCTGAAGAATGTCGAAGACGTCGAAGTTGTGAGCTTGGTTAGCCAATCTTTGCCAAATGCGCAGGAGGTGGCAAAAAGGTATGGCGTGAATCATGCCACGACGAATCTTGCGGAAACCCTGGATCGCCCGGACGTGGATGCCGTCATCCTATGCACGCCAACGCAGGTCCATGCCGAGCAGGCCCTCCAGTGTCTCGAGGCTGGAAAACATGTGCAGGTGGAAATCCCGCTTGCGGACCGACTCGTTGACGCTGAAGCAGTGCTTGCGAGCAAGCGAAAGACTGGCTTGGTCTGCATGGCCGGGCACACCCGTCGTTTCAATCCAAGCCATCAATACGTTCACAACAAGATCAAGGCGGGTGTGCTGACCGTCCAACAGATGAATGTGCAGACCTACTTTCTGAGGCGCAAGAACATCAACGCCAAAGGTGAGCCGCGCACATGGACTGACCACCTTCTCTGGCACCACGCCGCCCACACGGTCGATCTGTTTGCGTATCAGGCGGGAGCGATCGTCAAGGCAAATGCGCTGCAGGGGCCTATGCATCCCGAACTCGGCATTGCCATGGACGTGTCGATCCAAATGAAGGCTGCAAGCGGCGCGATTTGCACACTCTCACTGTCGTTCAACAACGATGGTGCGATCGGCACGTTCTTTCGCTATATCTGTGACAACGGCACCTATATCGCCAGGTACGACGATCTCGTTACGGGAAGCGAAGAGCCGGTCGACGTGTCGAAGGTAGCCATGTCGATGAATGGCATTGAACTGCAGGACCGGGAATTCATCGCAGCGATCCGCGAAGGTCGCGAGCCAAATGGGAGCGTTGAGCAGGTCATTGACTGCTATCGAGTGCTCGGCCAGCTGGAAAACCAGCTTCGAAACTGA
- a CDS encoding FUSC family protein, producing the protein MASVLLATLIAKAVGMPNISWAAISGYFVIRGRMTEILTRGSLRLVGTTVGALLAALLGPQILPGPMAVACVGAFVGLLSIYGALTAQRSQAWLLFGLMFGLTLFDKYEHTDHLLREIAAGRPLQAAVGIIAAIVVGYVSSLTARRYWPALVVPAPKAIDWSSEAAARALLGGLAILLLPWAYVAFAIPGPAQGYVTIITAMLFPLAGAPRRSKLIATRLIQRIAGSLAGGAVAGLLILIAHGMPTLLIGGMTLSVGVGRYVENRKSQIAHGGTQFILTVLVALAADSYEQANIEPAISRLCGIFFGMTLLAAVTFTWSAVLLPTLRAISLASFSSRS; encoded by the coding sequence ATGGCATCCGTGTTGCTGGCGACGCTTATCGCCAAGGCGGTGGGCATGCCCAACATCTCCTGGGCAGCGATATCCGGATACTTTGTGATTCGCGGAAGGATGACGGAGATCCTGACGCGGGGCAGCCTCCGCCTGGTTGGGACCACTGTTGGCGCCCTTCTCGCAGCGTTACTTGGCCCGCAGATTCTTCCTGGCCCGATGGCCGTCGCGTGTGTCGGCGCTTTCGTGGGCCTACTTTCGATCTATGGCGCACTGACGGCGCAGCGCTCCCAGGCCTGGCTGCTGTTCGGACTAATGTTCGGACTGACCCTGTTTGACAAATACGAGCATACAGATCACTTGTTGCGTGAGATTGCCGCTGGGCGCCCGCTCCAAGCCGCTGTTGGGATCATCGCGGCGATTGTCGTTGGGTATGTGTCCTCATTAACCGCCAGGCGCTACTGGCCAGCCCTTGTAGTCCCTGCGCCGAAAGCCATTGACTGGTCATCGGAAGCTGCGGCGCGCGCGCTTCTCGGTGGCCTGGCGATCTTGCTTCTTCCGTGGGCTTACGTGGCCTTCGCCATCCCCGGGCCAGCACAGGGCTACGTCACCATCATCACCGCGATGTTGTTTCCTCTAGCAGGCGCACCACGACGCTCAAAGTTGATTGCAACACGCCTGATTCAACGGATAGCTGGCAGCCTCGCTGGCGGTGCTGTGGCGGGTCTTCTGATTCTCATTGCTCACGGTATGCCAACACTACTCATCGGTGGCATGACACTGAGTGTTGGTGTCGGACGGTACGTCGAGAACCGCAAAAGTCAGATCGCTCACGGGGGCACGCAGTTCATTCTCACCGTGCTTGTCGCTCTCGCAGCGGACAGTTACGAGCAAGCCAACATTGAGCCCGCCATTAGCAGGCTCTGCGGCATCTTTTTCGGAATGACGCTGCTCGCAGCTGTCACGTTCACATGGAGTGCCGTCCTTCTTCCCACACTCAGGGCGATATCTCTAGCGTCATTTTCCTCTCGCTCTTGA
- the ligA gene encoding protocatechuate 4,5-dioxygenase subunit alpha — MNAREELIEKSIAFLGEFKNRTAGAELEIWLNEHCGPGSELYEDLARLIRQGVEEGWAADVEISGKHYRRSRLVEPSERTHYFSLTTVFMDSYGGAEALGHTPDADYVFRGDYHLHPYGELNLVVPLDPDAQLMGPLGWRSAGWTAPSPGSHHYPEARRGRLIAYFFLPAGRISYDISPLQHHSELDDIPGTVVFTAKRSKQGYWVNQFCMSLMKEVNRERFRANERAYLDDWKMTEEQKQAVMARDWNKLLSLGGNIYFLAKLFFTDGNTFQYAASQMTNMSEDDYVAMMLAGGRSPEGVRSISKRN, encoded by the coding sequence ATGAACGCACGTGAAGAGCTGATCGAGAAGAGCATTGCCTTTCTCGGTGAGTTTAAGAACAGAACCGCAGGGGCCGAACTCGAAATTTGGCTTAACGAGCACTGCGGACCTGGCAGCGAACTCTACGAGGACTTAGCGCGCCTGATTCGTCAGGGTGTTGAAGAGGGCTGGGCAGCCGATGTTGAGATCAGCGGAAAACACTACCGCCGCAGTCGGCTGGTGGAGCCTAGCGAGCGCACACACTATTTCAGCCTGACAACCGTCTTCATGGACAGTTACGGCGGTGCTGAAGCGCTCGGCCACACCCCCGATGCCGACTATGTCTTCAGGGGCGACTACCACCTGCACCCCTATGGCGAGCTCAATCTGGTCGTCCCTCTCGACCCTGATGCTCAGCTTATGGGCCCGCTTGGATGGCGAAGTGCCGGCTGGACGGCGCCCTCTCCTGGAAGCCATCACTACCCGGAGGCCAGAAGGGGCCGACTCATCGCTTACTTCTTCCTGCCTGCAGGACGCATTTCCTACGACATAAGCCCATTGCAGCACCACAGTGAGCTCGACGACATCCCTGGCACGGTTGTCTTTACGGCGAAACGGTCAAAGCAGGGTTACTGGGTCAACCAGTTCTGTATGAGCCTCATGAAAGAGGTGAATCGAGAACGGTTTCGGGCGAATGAGCGCGCCTATCTCGACGACTGGAAGATGACCGAAGAGCAGAAACAGGCGGTTATGGCCCGGGACTGGAACAAGCTACTTAGTCTGGGCGGAAACATCTATTTCCTGGCCAAGCTCTTTTTCACCGATGGCAACACCTTCCAGTACGCGGCCAGCCAGATGACGAACATGAGCGAGGACGACTACGTCGCCATGATGCTGGCGGGCGGCCGTTCACCCGAAGGTGTTCGCTCCATCAGCAAGAGGAATTGA
- a CDS encoding class III extradiol dioxygenase subunit beta: protein MARITAGIAASHVPAIGVAFDNKRTSDPYWAPVFKGFDWVKEFEKDEKPDVIVLVYNDHASAFDLSMIPTFAIGCADEFAIADEGFGQRPLPPVPGHADLAAHIAQSVILDEFDLTVVNEMAVDHGLTVPLSLMFGEVDKWPVKVVPIAVNVVQFPPPTGNRCWSLGEAIARAVESFPEDLNVQIWGTGGMSHQLQGPRAGLINAQFDNAFLRDLVSDPQRLRLMKHIEYLRESGSEGIEMVMWLIMRGALGSNVEELHRFYHVPASNAAVGHIVLRPT from the coding sequence ATGGCACGCATTACCGCCGGCATCGCCGCCAGTCACGTCCCCGCGATTGGCGTCGCGTTTGATAACAAGAGGACGAGCGACCCGTATTGGGCGCCTGTCTTCAAGGGCTTCGATTGGGTCAAGGAGTTCGAAAAGGATGAGAAGCCCGATGTCATCGTACTTGTCTACAACGATCACGCTTCTGCCTTCGACCTATCGATGATTCCGACGTTTGCAATTGGCTGCGCCGATGAATTCGCCATTGCGGACGAAGGCTTTGGGCAGCGGCCGTTACCTCCCGTACCTGGACATGCCGATCTCGCCGCACATATTGCGCAATCGGTCATCCTCGACGAATTCGACCTCACTGTCGTCAACGAAATGGCTGTCGATCATGGCCTAACCGTTCCGTTATCCCTCATGTTCGGCGAAGTGGATAAGTGGCCGGTCAAAGTCGTTCCCATCGCCGTGAATGTCGTCCAGTTCCCACCGCCCACTGGCAATCGATGCTGGTCACTTGGCGAGGCGATAGCGAGGGCCGTTGAGAGTTTTCCCGAGGATCTGAACGTGCAGATCTGGGGCACCGGCGGCATGAGCCATCAGTTGCAGGGTCCTCGCGCTGGCCTGATCAATGCCCAGTTCGACAACGCGTTCCTACGCGATCTCGTCTCCGATCCACAGCGCCTGCGCCTGATGAAGCACATCGAATATCTCCGCGAAAGTGGTTCGGAGGGCATCGAAATGGTGATGTGGTTAATCATGCGTGGCGCACTTGGCAGCAATGTCGAAGAACTCCATCGCTTCTACCACGTGCCGGCCTCCAACGCCGCTGTAGGTCACATTGTTTTACGGCCCACGTGA
- a CDS encoding DUF2384 domain-containing protein → MYKESCKYEQIVADIAEVEALRDTVRKDAFALLERRASTLASMAVYTFGTRDRAANWMCLRQRCLDGKSAYQLLAEGDVDRVWDLMTGAESADSARAEVDSGER, encoded by the coding sequence ATGTATAAAGAGTCATGCAAGTACGAACAGATCGTGGCCGATATCGCCGAGGTCGAGGCATTGCGCGATACGGTCAGAAAGGATGCCTTTGCCTTGCTTGAGCGTAGGGCATCCACGTTGGCGAGCATGGCTGTGTATACCTTTGGCACACGAGACCGGGCGGCAAACTGGATGTGTCTTCGACAGAGGTGTCTCGATGGCAAGTCCGCGTACCAGTTGCTCGCTGAAGGTGACGTGGATCGAGTGTGGGATCTGATGACGGGAGCCGAGAGTGCGGATTCCGCTCGGGCTGAAGTTGATTCTGGTGAGCGATAG
- a CDS encoding carbohydrate porin produces MHFRTGCSKERQALWCITAALAQSVVCASAHTQDAMPAAPERSLRTAIQAGNVSQSKPPLENDAVPSETIVPSPEVASANDQDSERSRFQHWQANNPIGRQLRELKDEGIALNGRYVDNVAANPVGGVKRGSAESHWFELRADIDLDRVAGWTDTRLHIQGADFEGQSLAVRDVGNSVSFQQSWRAVSGWRLTQLNVEHDFGKLNVLVGRAALNSYFNSSPFNCVFMSNTSCLTAYGPIAAIGITAFPNSSWAAKFRYSFDDRTYVQAGVFDYNSKLNLPGKGGVDFSLFQGTGTLVALETGYDTNFANDDYPRRYRLGVDINTDPGISPLYDRHGQPAGISGQPRAEQTGTRMGVYALADQVVWRPDPMSQRNLALFGRAFYNAGAPTAIDSFAAIGLVKTGTFAGRDQDTIGVLVSDVRFSSEELEYLRELRKKAGGVGKPHRDEIIGEVNYGYAVAPGIRVLPNIQFDIHPDSINAPHSKRNIPSAIVVGVRLDIWLAPLFTGQR; encoded by the coding sequence ATGCATTTCCGAACCGGATGCTCAAAAGAGCGACAAGCGCTGTGGTGCATCACAGCCGCCCTCGCTCAATCCGTGGTCTGCGCCAGTGCGCACACCCAAGACGCCATGCCAGCTGCGCCGGAACGCAGCCTCCGGACTGCGATTCAGGCCGGCAACGTCTCGCAGTCCAAGCCCCCCTTGGAGAACGATGCGGTGCCGAGCGAAACGATCGTTCCGTCACCCGAAGTGGCATCGGCAAACGATCAGGATTCAGAGCGTAGTCGATTCCAACATTGGCAGGCCAACAATCCGATCGGGCGCCAGCTTCGCGAACTGAAGGACGAAGGCATCGCCCTCAACGGTCGCTATGTAGACAACGTTGCGGCAAATCCCGTGGGAGGCGTGAAGCGTGGCAGCGCGGAATCCCACTGGTTCGAGCTCCGTGCTGATATCGATCTTGACCGCGTGGCAGGCTGGACAGACACGCGCTTGCACATTCAGGGCGCCGACTTTGAAGGGCAAAGTCTGGCGGTGAGGGATGTCGGAAACTCCGTAAGCTTTCAGCAGTCCTGGCGCGCCGTGTCCGGGTGGCGACTCACCCAGCTCAATGTCGAACATGATTTCGGAAAGCTAAACGTCCTGGTTGGACGAGCTGCGCTCAATTCCTACTTCAACTCATCGCCGTTCAATTGCGTCTTCATGAGCAATACGTCGTGCCTTACGGCATATGGTCCGATTGCTGCGATCGGCATAACGGCGTTCCCTAACTCTTCCTGGGCCGCAAAGTTTCGCTACTCGTTCGACGATCGTACCTATGTTCAAGCAGGCGTCTTTGACTACAACAGCAAACTCAATCTTCCAGGCAAAGGTGGCGTCGACTTCTCGCTCTTCCAGGGAACAGGTACCCTGGTTGCGTTAGAGACCGGGTATGACACGAACTTCGCCAACGATGATTACCCGCGCCGCTATCGGCTTGGTGTCGATATCAACACCGACCCCGGCATCAGCCCTCTCTACGACCGCCATGGGCAGCCGGCAGGCATCAGTGGCCAGCCGCGCGCCGAGCAGACGGGAACTCGGATGGGCGTGTACGCACTTGCTGACCAAGTTGTATGGCGACCCGATCCAATGAGCCAGCGAAACTTAGCGCTGTTTGGCCGCGCGTTCTACAACGCGGGTGCGCCGACGGCGATCGACTCATTCGCTGCCATCGGCCTTGTTAAAACCGGCACTTTCGCCGGTCGCGATCAGGATACGATTGGCGTCTTGGTCTCAGACGTTCGCTTCAGCTCTGAAGAGCTTGAATATCTACGCGAGCTGCGGAAGAAGGCCGGAGGAGTGGGGAAGCCGCATCGAGACGAGATCATTGGTGAGGTGAACTACGGATACGCCGTTGCACCAGGAATCCGGGTCCTGCCCAATATCCAGTTCGACATTCACCCAGATTCCATCAACGCGCCGCATTCCAAAAGAAACATCCCTTCCGCGATCGTCGTTGGCGTTCGACTCGATATCTGGCTGGCGCCGCTTTTCACGGGTCAGCGATGA
- a CDS encoding GlxA family transcriptional regulator, with protein sequence MTKTQEILPVAAGPADRPKVVVFLAFPEMGLLDISGPQTVFSSANHFLEERGSTGYERHTVSMAGGVVMTLEGIGIHTRPTRELDEVEIDTIVVPGARDMLVVLTDDALVSWLRTASHRVRRVASVCSGAFLLAEAGLLCGRRATTHWLFGDALSHRYPDISVEPNAIYVHDGPVWTSAGVSTGIDLSLALVQEDHGHALSMRVARQLVLYMKRPGGQTQFSELLKAQTSDEGVFAPLHAWIEKHLSDSRLTVEDLAEQAHMGPRSFARSYKEKTGQTPARALELFRLEAARRLLEQTRISTAEVARKCGFGSEERMRVTFKRHLKISPSDYRKHFFAS encoded by the coding sequence ATGACCAAGACCCAAGAGATTCTGCCAGTTGCCGCTGGGCCGGCCGACCGGCCGAAGGTGGTCGTTTTCCTCGCATTTCCTGAAATGGGCCTATTGGACATCTCGGGGCCCCAGACCGTGTTTTCATCGGCCAATCACTTCCTCGAGGAGCGCGGCTCTACGGGCTATGAGCGCCATACGGTCAGCATGGCTGGCGGCGTCGTGATGACTCTCGAAGGTATTGGCATTCATACCCGTCCAACTCGCGAGCTAGACGAGGTCGAGATCGACACAATTGTGGTGCCCGGGGCTCGAGATATGTTGGTGGTGCTAACTGACGACGCGTTGGTGTCGTGGTTGCGCACAGCTTCTCACCGAGTACGGCGCGTCGCGTCAGTGTGTTCTGGCGCGTTCCTGCTTGCGGAGGCCGGGCTTCTCTGTGGGCGGCGAGCGACGACACACTGGCTGTTCGGTGACGCTCTATCTCATCGGTACCCGGACATCTCGGTCGAGCCCAATGCGATCTATGTGCATGACGGCCCTGTCTGGACTTCGGCCGGAGTCAGCACAGGTATCGATCTTTCCCTGGCGTTAGTGCAGGAAGATCACGGGCATGCTCTCTCCATGCGGGTCGCGCGGCAACTCGTTCTATACATGAAACGGCCTGGTGGGCAGACGCAGTTCAGTGAGCTTCTCAAGGCGCAAACAAGCGATGAGGGCGTCTTCGCACCACTGCATGCCTGGATCGAAAAGCACCTCAGCGATTCACGCCTTACTGTGGAAGACCTCGCAGAGCAGGCGCATATGGGGCCTCGCAGCTTCGCCCGAAGTTACAAGGAGAAGACAGGCCAAACCCCGGCGCGAGCCCTGGAACTATTCCGTCTCGAGGCGGCACGGCGCCTGCTGGAGCAAACACGGATTAGCACTGCGGAGGTGGCGCGAAAGTGCGGCTTTGGATCTGAGGAACGTATGCGC